The genomic interval ATTCAAATGCCCGCTCGATTTACTGGATACCCGCGACCAAAACAGATCGTCTGACAGGGCCAACGTATTGGGGCGTGACTCGCCCTCGTAATATTTCTTTCAATTATATTGTTAAGGCAGGTTAATGATGGCAACCCTAAACGACACAGAGATTCAGCTTAATACCCAAGGGCTGAGTATGAGTGCAGGTTATATTACGGTTTATCATATCGCGCCACAGACCCGGGAATATATTGGCAGCTCCCGAGAATTTCTCATGGAGGGCGTGGGTATTCCAGCATACAGTTTCATTGATACTCCGCCGGATTCGGAGGCTAAACAAGCGATTGTCCGCAGCGAAGACGGGGTAAGTTGGGTGTTCACGCCCGATTACCGTGGGAAAACGGCTTACAATAAACAAACCCGACAGTCTGTCCTTGTCACACAGCCTGGGGAACTGTCTGATCAGTTGACGCTGCTCTCTCCCACTACCGACTATGATGTCTGGCAGGATGATGGCTGGGTTACTGATGCGCAGGCGCAGAAAACGGCGCAGGTCGAGGTAGCTAAAGCGCAATTGGCCGATGATATCGCCGAGGCGGAAAAGCAAATTACCGTATTGCACTATGCCGTAGATCTGAATATCGCCACCGAACAGGAAACCCAACGTCTGGCGGACTGGAAAACCTATCTGGTTCTGCTAAATCGGGTTGATGTATCGGAAGCGCCGTCGATTGATTGGCCAACCATACCGGCCTAAGCGGTATAGGCCGTATCGTATGTTCCCCGACACGGGTGCCGTCACTGCGGCATCCGTTTTTTATTTTTACGTAATCAATTGTTTTTAATACCAATAAAAACAAGCTCATCGCGATACTGTTGTGCCATCCCATACCAAACTCCATTCGCATGCCTTCCGTTTGCCGCCAAGGCACTATGACTCGCACCCCACAACAGGAGAACTTCTTGATGAGTGACTTTCATCATGGTACGCAGGTCGTCGAAATCAACGATGGAACCCGCGTCATTTCAACCGTATCTACCGCGATTGTCGGCATGGTCTGTACCGGACCCGACGCCGACGCCGCCACCTTTCCACTCAACACACCGGTGCTGATTACCGATGTCCTGACCGCCGTCGGCAACGCCGGCACCCAAGGCACCCTGGCGGCCGCTTTGCAGGCCATCGGCGATCAGACCAAACCGGTCACTATCGTGGTACGTGTTGCCGAAGGCGCCACAGAAGCTGAAACGGTATCCAACATTATCGGCGGCGCTGATGCCAACGGTAAGTATACCGGCATGAAAGCACTGTTGGACGCTCAAGCCGTTACCGGCGTCAAACCGCGGATCCTGGGCGTTCCCGGGCTGGATTCCCAGCCTGTCGCCACCGCGCTGGCGTCCATCTGTCAATCGCTGCGCGCCTTCGGCTACATCAGCGCCTATGGTTGTAAAACGCTGTCCGACGCTATCAAGTACCGCGACAACTTCAGCCAGCGCGAATTGATGCTGATTTGGCCGGACTTTATCGCCTGGGACAGCACCGCCAACGCCAGCACCACTGCTTACGCCACCGCCCGTGCACTGGGCTTACGCGCCAAAATCGATCAGGAAACGGGCTGGCACAAAACCTTGTCCAACGTCGGCGTCAACGGCGTCACCGGTATCTCTGCCAGCGTGTACTGGGATCTGCAAACCATCGGCAGCGATGCCGACCTGTTGAACGAAGCCGGCGTCACCACCTTGGTTCGCAAAGACGGGTTCCGCTTCTGGGGCAACCGTACCTGCTCCGACGATGCACTGTTTCTGTTTGAAAACTACACCCGCACCGCCCAGGTTCTGGCCGACACCATGGCTGAGGCGCATATGTGGGCAGTGGACAAACCGGTTACTGCCACGCTGATCCGCGACATTATCGAAGGTATCAAAGCCAAGTTCCGCGAACTGAAATCCAACGGTTACATCATTGATGCCGACTGTTGGTTCGATGAAAGCGCCAACGACCAGAGCACGCTGAAAGCGGGCAAGCTGTACATCGACTACGAGTACACGCCGGTACCGCCACTGGAAAACCTCACGCTGCGTCAGCGCATCACCGACAAGTATCTGGTGAACCTGGCCGCATCCGTTAACAGCTAAGGAGCCACAGACACATGGCACTGCCTCGCAAACTGAAATATCTCAACCTGTTTAACGACGGTATGAGCTACATGGGTCAGGTGAACTCGGTCACTCTGCCAAAACTGACCCGAAAACTGGAAAACTACCGCGGCGGCGGTATGAACGGCGCCGCACCGATAGATTTCGGCCTGGATGACGAAGCACTGGTTCTGGAATGGAGCATGGGCGGCCTGCCTGA from Musicola paradisiaca NCPPB 2511 carries:
- a CDS encoding tail fiber assembly protein; translated protein: MMATLNDTEIQLNTQGLSMSAGYITVYHIAPQTREYIGSSREFLMEGVGIPAYSFIDTPPDSEAKQAIVRSEDGVSWVFTPDYRGKTAYNKQTRQSVLVTQPGELSDQLTLLSPTTDYDVWQDDGWVTDAQAQKTAQVEVAKAQLADDIAEAEKQITVLHYAVDLNIATEQETQRLADWKTYLVLLNRVDVSEAPSIDWPTIPA
- a CDS encoding phage tail sheath protein codes for the protein MSDFHHGTQVVEINDGTRVISTVSTAIVGMVCTGPDADAATFPLNTPVLITDVLTAVGNAGTQGTLAAALQAIGDQTKPVTIVVRVAEGATEAETVSNIIGGADANGKYTGMKALLDAQAVTGVKPRILGVPGLDSQPVATALASICQSLRAFGYISAYGCKTLSDAIKYRDNFSQRELMLIWPDFIAWDSTANASTTAYATARALGLRAKIDQETGWHKTLSNVGVNGVTGISASVYWDLQTIGSDADLLNEAGVTTLVRKDGFRFWGNRTCSDDALFLFENYTRTAQVLADTMAEAHMWAVDKPVTATLIRDIIEGIKAKFRELKSNGYIIDADCWFDESANDQSTLKAGKLYIDYEYTPVPPLENLTLRQRITDKYLVNLAASVNS